One genomic region from Enterobacter hormaechei ATCC 49162 encodes:
- a CDS encoding HlyD family type I secretion periplasmic adaptor subunit — MNDFSRFNSRLKEPRLPRSSLVAWSLFALLVVFITWASLFQLDEVTTGSGKVIPSSHEQVIQSLEGGIIHSLMVREGDIVERGQQLAQLDRTKTESSVLESESRLNAAMATAARLNAEVNNTVLTFPAELDDDVELVKQETALYQSRRESLEKGLAGLRQGADLVQRELSLTRPLVTQGAASKVEVLRLERQKNELESKITEMKNQYYVRAREELAKANAEMEAQRSVMKGREDSLTRLTFNAPVRGIVKDIDVTTVGGVIPPNGKLMSLVPLDDQMVIEAKISPRDVAFIHPGQKALVKITAYDYSIYGGLEGEVTMISPDTLQDEVKRDVYYYRVYIRTDSNHLTNRQGKEFPVFPGMIATVDIKTGSKSVIDYLLKPLNKAKEALRER; from the coding sequence ATGAATGATTTCTCCCGCTTTAACAGTCGGCTGAAGGAGCCCCGCCTGCCGCGATCGTCGCTGGTGGCATGGTCGCTGTTTGCCCTGCTGGTGGTGTTTATTACCTGGGCCAGCCTGTTCCAGCTGGATGAGGTCACGACGGGCAGCGGCAAGGTGATCCCGTCCTCCCACGAGCAGGTGATACAGTCCCTGGAAGGGGGGATTATCCACAGTCTGATGGTGCGCGAAGGCGATATTGTCGAGCGTGGGCAACAGCTTGCCCAACTGGACCGGACGAAAACCGAGTCCAGCGTACTGGAGAGCGAATCTCGATTAAACGCTGCGATGGCGACGGCCGCGCGTCTGAATGCAGAGGTGAACAACACGGTGCTGACATTCCCGGCAGAGCTGGATGACGACGTTGAGCTGGTCAAACAGGAAACGGCGCTTTATCAGTCTCGTCGCGAAAGCCTTGAAAAAGGGCTGGCGGGTTTACGCCAGGGAGCGGATCTTGTGCAGCGTGAACTGTCATTAACGCGCCCGCTGGTGACGCAGGGGGCGGCCAGTAAGGTCGAAGTCTTACGCCTTGAACGTCAAAAAAATGAACTGGAGAGCAAAATCACCGAGATGAAAAACCAGTACTACGTTCGCGCCCGCGAAGAACTGGCGAAAGCGAACGCAGAAATGGAAGCGCAGCGTTCGGTCATGAAAGGACGCGAAGATTCACTCACCCGCTTAACGTTTAATGCGCCGGTGCGTGGCATCGTGAAGGACATTGACGTGACGACGGTGGGCGGTGTGATCCCGCCGAACGGCAAACTGATGAGCCTGGTACCGCTTGATGACCAGATGGTGATAGAAGCGAAAATCTCGCCGCGCGATGTCGCGTTTATCCATCCCGGGCAAAAAGCGCTGGTGAAAATCACCGCTTATGACTATTCGATCTACGGCGGGCTGGAAGGGGAGGTGACGATGATTTCCCCGGATACCCTTCAGGACGAGGTGAAACGGGATGTTTATTATTATCGCGTTTATATCCGTACAGACAGTAACCATCTGACCAACAGGCAGGGCAAGGAATTTCCGGTGTTCCCGGGCATGATAGCTACGGTCGATATCAAAACCGGCAGTAAATCCGTCATTGATTATCTGCTGAAACCGTTGAATAAGGCAAAAGAGGCGCTGCGCGAGCGATAA
- a CDS encoding metal/formaldehyde-sensitive transcriptional repressor, producing the protein MPHSPEDKKRILTRVRRIRGQVDALERALESGDPCLAILQQIAAVRGAANGLMGEMVEIHLKDELVTGETTPAQRAVRMAEVGHLLRSYLK; encoded by the coding sequence ATGCCGCATTCACCCGAAGATAAAAAACGTATTCTGACCCGCGTCCGCCGCATTCGGGGCCAGGTTGATGCCCTTGAACGCGCCCTGGAGTCGGGCGATCCCTGTCTCGCCATTTTGCAGCAAATTGCCGCCGTGCGCGGCGCTGCCAATGGCCTGATGGGGGAAATGGTTGAAATTCACCTCAAAGATGAGCTGGTGACGGGGGAGACGACCCCGGCTCAGCGGGCTGTGCGGATGGCAGAAGTCGGCCATTTGCTGCGCTCTTATCTAAAATAA
- a CDS encoding methyl-accepting chemotaxis protein, producing the protein MDNTTSMQAQHKLSFLHHIRLVPLFSSILGGIILLFALSSGLAGYFLLQADIDQQDVTAEIQVRTGLSNSSNHLRTARINMIHAGAASRIAEMEAMKQNIAEAETRLKQSQDGFASYMKRTVRTPADEALDGDLKARYDAYIAGMQPMLKYAKNGMFEAIINHENETARPLDDAYNAVLLKAIKIRTERANALTAQAHTRTRLGLMFMFGAFGLALALAVITFVVLRRTVINPLQRAATRIENIAKGDLTMPDEPTGRSEIGRLTRDLQTMQHALVTTVGTVRQGAEEIYRGTSEISAGNTDLSSRTEQQAAAIEQTAASMEQLTATVKQNADNAHHASKLAEDASGKASRGGQMVSGVVKTMGNISTSSKKISEITAVINSIAFQTNILALNAAVEAARAGEQGRGFAVVASEVRTLASRSANAAKEIESLINESVSLIDQGSGEVVAAGNTMNEIVEAVKRVTDIMLEIAAASDEQSRGIVQVSQAISEMDKVTQQNASLVEEASAAAASLEEQGARLTEAVGAFRLNGARTGRAATAAPAAKPAPLTPATAVSGDNWETF; encoded by the coding sequence ATGGACAACACAACATCGATGCAGGCGCAGCATAAGCTGAGCTTCTTGCATCACATCCGGCTGGTTCCGCTGTTTTCCTCCATTCTCGGTGGCATTATCCTCCTGTTTGCATTGAGCTCGGGTCTGGCAGGCTATTTCCTGCTCCAGGCCGATATCGATCAGCAGGATGTCACGGCAGAAATTCAGGTGCGCACCGGTCTGTCAAACAGTTCCAACCATTTGCGCACTGCCCGTATCAACATGATCCACGCGGGGGCGGCGAGCCGTATTGCCGAGATGGAGGCGATGAAGCAAAACATCGCTGAGGCCGAAACCCGCCTCAAACAGTCGCAGGATGGGTTTGCTTCCTATATGAAGCGCACCGTTCGCACCCCGGCTGATGAAGCGCTGGATGGCGATCTGAAAGCCCGCTATGACGCCTACATCGCCGGTATGCAGCCGATGCTGAAATATGCCAAAAACGGCATGTTTGAAGCCATTATCAACCACGAAAATGAGACCGCGCGTCCGCTGGACGATGCCTATAACGCGGTGCTGCTGAAGGCGATAAAAATCCGTACCGAACGCGCCAATGCGCTAACGGCGCAGGCGCATACCCGTACCCGGCTGGGGCTGATGTTTATGTTCGGCGCGTTTGGTCTCGCCCTGGCGCTGGCGGTGATCACCTTTGTGGTTCTTCGCCGCACGGTGATTAACCCGCTCCAGCGCGCCGCGACGCGTATCGAAAATATCGCAAAAGGCGATCTGACCATGCCGGACGAACCGACCGGGCGCAGTGAAATTGGCCGCCTGACGCGCGACCTGCAAACCATGCAGCACGCGCTGGTGACAACCGTGGGCACCGTGCGTCAGGGGGCGGAGGAGATCTACCGTGGCACCAGCGAAATCTCCGCGGGTAACACCGATCTCTCTTCCCGTACCGAGCAGCAGGCGGCGGCTATCGAACAGACGGCGGCCAGCATGGAACAGCTCACCGCCACGGTGAAGCAGAACGCCGATAACGCGCATCATGCGAGTAAACTCGCTGAAGATGCCTCCGGTAAGGCCAGCCGCGGGGGGCAGATGGTCTCTGGCGTGGTGAAAACCATGGGTAATATTTCCACCAGTTCGAAGAAGATCTCTGAAATTACTGCCGTAATTAACAGCATCGCGTTCCAGACCAATATTCTGGCGCTTAACGCGGCGGTCGAGGCGGCACGAGCGGGGGAACAAGGACGCGGCTTTGCGGTCGTGGCGAGCGAAGTCCGCACGCTGGCAAGCCGCAGCGCGAACGCGGCAAAAGAGATTGAAAGCCTGATTAATGAATCGGTGTCGCTTATCGATCAGGGATCCGGGGAAGTGGTTGCCGCGGGTAATACCATGAATGAGATCGTCGAGGCGGTTAAACGCGTCACTGATATCATGCTGGAGATTGCGGCAGCGTCCGATGAGCAAAGCCGCGGCATTGTTCAGGTGAGCCAGGCGATCTCCGAGATGGATAAGGTGACGCAGCAGAACGCCTCGCTGGTGGAAGAAGCTTCTGCGGCGGCGGCCTCGCTGGAAGAGCAGGGCGCACGTCTGACGGAAGCCGTTGGCGCGTTTCGTCTCAACGGAGCACGCACAGGAAGGGCGGCCACCGCTGCACCCGCCGCGAAGCCCGCGCCTTTAACCCCGGCAACGGCCGTGTCAGGTGATAACTGGGAAACGTTCTGA
- a CDS encoding EAL domain-containing protein, with protein MSQNLPFIQDTCYKQRFVISACGFTFEGYSLLLKSRGVNATRLHFEEDEVCSGDVQKMMQNQPPEISVFLGRDVAAFLESLKRLVSVLNALPVICSVTLYGAIPERWLYATLRSLVNNTKSVSMIRIANISDVMDCADNIYDVHADSSRLLRDGSDKESKESLHGLTMRVLTVLLNFYRGMSIKEQSARLGLSDKTIYTHRKVGLGKLYLIRVWFSDARVFRDEVCAVKNNPQGFSDAEIDILQALHKREIFAAYQIITDGDKKGVGFEILLRWHKNGQVLKAAQFLNGVKNGEIWLKLTALVIHAAVSGINRYNGIYYFSVNIPPPLATGNALPGMVKKAVEMLLKPQWAGKLVFELAETIDVTKDPNIPVTLQRLRAEGCRLFLDDCFSRDHAMLPIRQINVDGLKLDRDIVEHFVANDNDYSIIKAIQIYSDMTGRECVAEGVDSKEKFENLVALGVKRFQGYYLSRAVKEEELDRMVRLFS; from the coding sequence ATGTCTCAAAATTTACCTTTTATACAAGATACGTGCTACAAGCAACGGTTTGTTATTTCAGCCTGCGGTTTCACCTTCGAGGGGTATAGCCTGCTTCTGAAGTCTCGTGGCGTAAACGCCACGCGGCTCCATTTTGAAGAGGATGAAGTTTGCTCAGGTGATGTTCAAAAAATGATGCAAAATCAACCACCTGAGATTTCTGTTTTTCTTGGTCGCGACGTTGCTGCCTTTCTTGAAAGCCTGAAGCGGTTGGTATCGGTGCTGAATGCACTGCCGGTTATTTGTAGCGTGACGCTGTATGGCGCAATACCAGAGAGATGGCTTTATGCCACGTTGAGAAGTCTCGTTAATAATACCAAATCGGTATCGATGATCAGGATAGCGAATATTTCAGACGTAATGGACTGTGCAGACAACATTTATGACGTACATGCCGATTCGTCACGTTTATTGCGTGATGGATCTGATAAAGAAAGTAAAGAAAGTCTGCATGGTTTAACAATGCGCGTATTAACCGTATTGCTGAATTTTTATCGGGGTATGTCGATAAAAGAGCAGTCTGCGAGGTTAGGGTTGTCAGATAAAACCATTTATACCCATCGAAAAGTGGGGTTGGGTAAATTATATCTTATCAGAGTGTGGTTTAGTGATGCACGTGTTTTCAGGGATGAAGTCTGTGCGGTAAAAAATAATCCGCAGGGGTTTTCGGATGCGGAAATAGATATTTTGCAGGCGTTACATAAGCGGGAAATATTTGCGGCTTACCAAATTATTACCGATGGCGATAAAAAAGGAGTAGGCTTTGAAATTCTGCTTCGCTGGCATAAAAACGGTCAGGTTCTGAAGGCAGCCCAATTTCTGAACGGGGTTAAAAATGGCGAAATCTGGCTCAAGCTGACGGCGTTAGTCATCCACGCGGCCGTATCAGGTATCAACAGATATAACGGGATATATTATTTCTCGGTTAATATTCCGCCTCCACTGGCTACCGGGAACGCGCTGCCGGGAATGGTGAAAAAAGCCGTTGAGATGTTACTGAAGCCGCAGTGGGCCGGGAAACTTGTCTTTGAATTAGCTGAAACGATTGACGTAACAAAGGACCCAAATATTCCTGTCACTCTTCAGCGTTTACGCGCCGAAGGGTGTCGGCTTTTTCTGGATGATTGCTTTTCCAGAGATCACGCTATGTTACCTATCCGACAGATTAACGTTGATGGACTGAAACTTGACCGCGATATTGTTGAGCACTTTGTTGCTAACGACAATGACTATAGCATTATTAAAGCGATACAGATATACAGCGACATGACGGGAAGGGAATGCGTTGCGGAAGGCGTCGATAGCAAAGAAAAATTTGAAAATCTTGTCGCGTTAGGGGTTAAACGCTTCCAGGGATATTATCTTTCCCGGGCGGTTAAAGAGGAAGAACTGGATCGGATGGTAAGGTTATTCAGTTAA
- the ycgZ gene encoding regulatory protein YcgZ has translation MRRNHAPSTAESAITLYFNKDNVPTQQETLGAIVSEIIKENVQLSRMTICTKLLRRIEESTSDAEKAHYNGLIALFFER, from the coding sequence ATGCGTCGCAACCATGCTCCCTCTACAGCAGAAAGCGCTATCACCTTGTATTTCAACAAGGATAACGTTCCAACACAGCAGGAAACCCTGGGTGCCATTGTCAGTGAGATCATCAAAGAAAATGTACAACTGAGCAGAATGACAATTTGTACAAAGCTGCTGCGCAGAATTGAAGAATCAACGTCTGACGCAGAGAAAGCGCACTACAACGGCCTGATAGCCCTCTTCTTCGAGCGTTAA
- a CDS encoding LysR substrate-binding domain-containing protein yields MEKNGLFSQRIRLRHLHTFVAVAQQGTLGRAAETLNLSQPALSKTLNELEQLTGTRLFDRGRLGAQLTLVGEQFLTHAVKVLDALNTAGQALNRKEEPASDIVRVGALPTAALGILPAAIGQFHRQQKHATLQVATMNNTMLLAGLKSGELDLGIGRMSDPELMSGLNYELLFLESLKLVVRPNHPLLQDTVTLSRVMEWPVVVSPKGTVPRQNAEALLQMQGCTLPSGCIETLSASLSRQLTVDYDYVWFVPSGAVKDDLRRGVLTALPVTSPGAGEPIGILTRVDASLSEGAQTLLSAIRKSMPL; encoded by the coding sequence ATGGAAAAAAATGGTCTGTTCAGTCAGCGCATACGCTTGCGCCATTTACATACTTTTGTGGCCGTCGCTCAACAGGGAACGCTGGGGCGAGCGGCTGAAACCCTTAACCTCAGTCAGCCTGCACTCTCCAAAACGCTAAACGAACTGGAACAGCTTACCGGAACCCGCCTGTTCGATCGCGGTCGTCTGGGCGCTCAGCTTACGCTCGTGGGCGAACAGTTCCTGACGCATGCCGTCAAAGTTCTCGATGCACTCAACACCGCCGGTCAGGCGCTCAACCGTAAAGAGGAGCCGGCCAGCGACATCGTGCGCGTGGGCGCGCTGCCGACGGCGGCGTTGGGCATATTGCCTGCGGCGATCGGCCAGTTCCACCGCCAGCAAAAGCACGCCACGCTTCAGGTCGCGACCATGAATAATACAATGCTGCTGGCGGGCCTGAAGTCAGGCGAGCTGGATCTGGGCATTGGTCGGATGTCCGATCCGGAACTGATGAGCGGCCTGAATTACGAGCTTTTGTTCCTGGAATCCCTGAAGCTGGTGGTGCGTCCGAATCATCCCCTGTTGCAGGATACCGTGACCCTGAGCCGCGTGATGGAGTGGCCGGTTGTCGTTTCACCGAAAGGAACCGTGCCGCGTCAGAATGCGGAAGCTTTACTGCAAATGCAGGGCTGCACGCTGCCGTCAGGGTGTATTGAAACGCTTTCGGCGTCGCTTTCTCGCCAGCTTACCGTGGATTATGACTACGTGTGGTTTGTGCCGTCCGGCGCGGTGAAGGACGATCTGCGACGCGGCGTGCTTACGGCGCTGCCGGTAACATCGCCCGGGGCGGGAGAACCCATTGGGATCCTGACGCGCGTAGATGCCTCACTTTCGGAAGGCGCCCAGACGTTGTTAAGCGCCATTCGTAAATCAATGCCTCTCTGA
- a CDS encoding S-(hydroxymethyl)glutathione dehydrogenase/class III alcohol dehydrogenase yields the protein MKSRAAVAFGPGQPLKIVEIDVAPPKKGEVLIKITHTGVCHTDAFTLSGDDPEGVFPAVLGHEGGGVVVEVGEGVTSLKPGDHVIPLYTAECGECKFCKSGKTNLCQAVRATQGKGLMPDGTTRFSYNGEPIYHYMGTSTFSEYTVCAEISLAKVNPQAPLDKVCLLGCGVTTGIGAVHNTAKVKEGDTVAVFGLGGIGLAVIQGAVQAKAGRIIAVDTNPEKFKLAGEMGATDFINPKDYDKPVQDVIVELTDGGVDFSFECIGNVNVMRSALECCHKGWGESIIIGVAGAGQEIKTRPFQLVTGRVWRGSAFGGVKGRTQLPGMVEDAMVGKIQLDPFITHRLPLDQINEAFDLMHEGKSIRTVIHFGDN from the coding sequence ATGAAATCTCGCGCAGCTGTCGCGTTCGGCCCAGGCCAGCCGCTGAAAATCGTTGAAATTGATGTTGCTCCGCCGAAGAAAGGCGAAGTGCTGATCAAAATTACCCACACCGGCGTTTGCCATACCGATGCGTTTACCCTGTCCGGTGACGATCCGGAAGGCGTATTCCCGGCGGTGCTTGGCCACGAAGGGGGCGGTGTGGTGGTGGAAGTGGGTGAAGGCGTCACCAGCCTGAAGCCCGGCGACCATGTGATCCCGCTGTACACCGCAGAGTGCGGCGAGTGTAAGTTCTGCAAATCCGGCAAAACCAACCTCTGTCAGGCCGTGCGCGCCACGCAGGGCAAAGGACTTATGCCGGACGGCACCACCCGTTTCTCCTATAACGGCGAGCCTATTTATCACTACATGGGGACCAGCACCTTCAGCGAATACACGGTGTGTGCCGAGATCTCGCTGGCGAAAGTGAATCCGCAGGCCCCGCTGGATAAAGTCTGTCTGCTCGGCTGCGGTGTCACCACCGGTATCGGCGCGGTGCATAACACGGCAAAAGTGAAAGAGGGTGACACCGTGGCGGTGTTCGGCCTGGGCGGGATCGGTCTGGCGGTCATCCAGGGTGCGGTACAGGCGAAAGCTGGCCGTATCATCGCTGTGGATACCAACCCGGAGAAATTTAAGCTCGCAGGTGAGATGGGCGCGACCGATTTCATCAACCCGAAAGACTACGACAAACCGGTTCAGGACGTGATCGTTGAACTGACCGACGGCGGCGTAGACTTCAGCTTCGAATGTATCGGCAACGTCAACGTGATGCGTTCAGCGCTGGAGTGCTGCCATAAGGGCTGGGGCGAGAGCATCATTATCGGCGTGGCTGGCGCGGGTCAGGAGATCAAAACCCGTCCCTTCCAGCTGGTGACAGGCCGCGTATGGCGCGGGTCGGCATTTGGCGGCGTGAAAGGCCGTACCCAACTGCCGGGTATGGTTGAAGATGCGATGGTTGGTAAAATTCAGCTCGACCCGTTCATCACCCACCGCCTGCCGCTGGATCAGATCAACGAAGCCTTCGATCTGATGCACGAAGGAAAATCCATTCGTACCGTTATCCATTTCGGCGACAACTGA
- a CDS encoding DUF883 family protein: MSDFDTDKNAQYAGDKAKNKLDELSGSAQQQFGEFVDSPKHQVKGAAKKYAAQASDAVSDVTEAVRNNPLTGLIAAGAVGIVLGLLLGRK; this comes from the coding sequence ATGTCTGATTTCGACACTGATAAAAATGCACAATACGCTGGCGATAAAGCCAAAAACAAACTTGATGAATTATCCGGCTCTGCACAGCAGCAGTTTGGCGAATTCGTTGATTCCCCTAAACACCAGGTAAAAGGTGCGGCAAAAAAATATGCTGCCCAGGCCAGTGATGCCGTCTCGGATGTCACTGAAGCCGTCAGAAATAACCCGTTAACGGGCTTAATCGCAGCCGGTGCGGTAGGTATCGTTCTGGGACTTCTGCTGGGACGTAAATAA
- a CDS encoding biofilm development regulator YmgB/AriR family protein translates to MSKAIMQQTYNFEALHDKGLAEHFLNAGKHLTGEVEVLGSAIRCIMLAGDNLSNKEIILQLIHALEITEEPEACDVIRNTLEIVVGFTRDDI, encoded by the coding sequence ATGAGTAAAGCGATTATGCAGCAGACCTATAATTTTGAAGCACTGCACGATAAAGGACTGGCGGAACATTTTCTTAATGCCGGCAAGCATCTCACTGGTGAGGTTGAAGTGTTAGGCTCGGCTATACGCTGTATAATGCTGGCAGGGGATAATCTCTCAAATAAAGAGATTATTCTGCAACTGATTCATGCCCTTGAAATTACCGAGGAGCCTGAAGCCTGCGATGTCATTCGTAACACGCTTGAAATTGTGGTCGGCTTTACGCGCGATGATATCTGA
- a CDS encoding Hcp family type VI secretion system effector yields MAIPAYLWLKDDGGADIKGSVDVQHREGSIEVLGFGHGLHLPTDNMTGKITGTRVHSALVFEKEFDSSSPYLYKAVATGQTLKSAEFKWYNINDAGQEVEYFNMLLENVKVVSICPMMHDVKNPATEKHNHLESIALRYEKITWKHCDGNIIFSDEWKDR; encoded by the coding sequence ATGGCTATACCGGCATATCTCTGGCTAAAAGATGACGGCGGCGCCGACATAAAAGGCTCAGTTGACGTTCAGCATCGCGAGGGCAGTATTGAGGTGTTGGGATTCGGCCACGGCCTACACCTGCCAACTGATAACATGACGGGGAAGATCACAGGCACGCGCGTACATAGCGCTCTTGTATTTGAAAAAGAGTTCGACAGCTCCAGTCCGTACTTATACAAAGCAGTAGCTACGGGCCAGACACTAAAGAGTGCCGAGTTCAAGTGGTACAATATCAATGACGCTGGCCAGGAGGTCGAGTACTTCAACATGCTGCTGGAGAATGTCAAAGTTGTCTCGATATGCCCGATGATGCATGACGTTAAAAACCCGGCGACAGAGAAGCATAACCACCTTGAAAGTATTGCGCTTCGCTATGAAAAGATCACCTGGAAGCACTGTGACGGGAACATCATCTTTTCTGACGAGTGGAAAGACAGATGA
- a CDS encoding DUF2778 domain-containing protein — MIRCTFHLNNSQLSTFSCPGVGFFPAYSGNAGVNRNNPDKTAVSGKGPLPPGKYYIVMRPGSGAAHFAKSLTYSVLSGSNHFHWFALYREDSDIDDYTFISEVERGNFRLHPAGYKGISNGCITFLNTSHFNIMRAALLRQPTFKIGGTQVDALGTVQVY, encoded by the coding sequence ATGATCCGCTGCACGTTTCATCTCAACAATAGCCAACTGTCAACATTTAGCTGCCCGGGAGTCGGTTTTTTCCCCGCGTATTCTGGTAATGCTGGCGTAAACCGGAATAATCCTGACAAGACAGCGGTGTCCGGAAAAGGCCCGCTGCCGCCAGGTAAATACTATATTGTTATGAGACCAGGAAGCGGCGCTGCTCATTTTGCCAAGAGCCTGACGTATTCAGTTCTTTCCGGGTCTAATCACTTCCACTGGTTCGCTCTGTATCGTGAGGATTCAGATATAGACGATTATACGTTTATTAGTGAAGTTGAAAGGGGTAATTTCAGGCTCCATCCCGCCGGATACAAGGGGATTAGTAACGGCTGCATAACTTTCCTTAACACGAGTCATTTCAACATAATGAGGGCCGCGCTTCTGAGACAACCTACTTTTAAAATTGGCGGGACACAGGTCGACGCGCTCGGTACTGTACAGGTATATTAA
- the hglS gene encoding 2-oxoadipate dioxygenase/decarboxylase HglS, which produces MANTITADDIREHFSQAMSAMYQQEVPQYGTLLELVADVNLAVLENNPLLHEQLANADELARLNVERHGAIRVGTAQELSTLRRIFAIMGMYPVSYYDLSQAGVPVHSTAFRPTDDAALCRNPFRIFTSLLRLELIENVALRERAAEILSRRNIFTPRCLELIDLHDAQGHFTGAQAREFVQEALETFRWHRHATVDQETYLALSNEHRLIADVVCFPGCHINHLTPRTLDIDRVQELMPKYGIEPKILIEGPPRREVPILLRQTSFKALEEPVLFAGEHKGTHTARFGEIEQRGVALTPKGRELYDSLLNQAGTGKDNLTHQLHLREIFSAFPDSEMFLRRQGLAYFRYRLTPTGEAHRHAFRPGDDPQPLIERGWVVAQPITYEDFLPVSAAGIFQSNLGNETQARSHGNASRQAFEAALGCAVHDEFSLYEEAEVRSKQRCGLL; this is translated from the coding sequence ATGGCGAACACCATCACGGCTGATGATATTCGGGAACACTTTTCGCAGGCTATGTCGGCGATGTACCAGCAGGAAGTTCCGCAGTACGGCACCTTGCTGGAACTGGTGGCGGACGTTAACCTGGCGGTTCTGGAAAATAACCCCCTTTTACATGAACAACTGGCAAACGCAGACGAACTGGCGCGCCTGAACGTAGAGCGTCACGGTGCGATCCGCGTCGGCACCGCGCAGGAGCTTTCCACCCTGCGCCGGATCTTCGCCATTATGGGCATGTACCCGGTCAGCTATTACGATCTCTCCCAGGCGGGTGTGCCCGTCCACTCGACGGCGTTTCGTCCGACTGACGATGCGGCGCTGTGCCGTAATCCGTTTCGCATTTTTACTTCGCTGCTGCGCCTGGAGCTGATTGAAAACGTTGCGCTGCGCGAAAGGGCGGCGGAGATCCTCTCCCGACGCAACATCTTTACGCCGCGCTGTCTGGAACTGATTGACCTGCATGATGCGCAGGGACACTTTACCGGGGCGCAGGCGCGTGAATTTGTGCAGGAGGCGTTAGAAACCTTCCGCTGGCATCGTCATGCGACGGTGGATCAGGAAACCTATCTGGCGCTGAGCAACGAACATCGCCTGATTGCCGACGTGGTCTGTTTCCCGGGGTGCCATATCAACCATCTCACGCCGCGCACGCTGGATATCGACCGGGTGCAGGAGCTGATGCCGAAGTACGGTATTGAACCGAAAATTCTGATTGAAGGCCCGCCGCGCCGCGAGGTGCCGATCCTCCTGCGCCAGACCAGCTTTAAGGCGCTGGAAGAGCCGGTGCTTTTCGCGGGAGAACACAAGGGCACCCATACCGCGCGTTTCGGTGAGATTGAGCAGCGCGGCGTGGCCCTTACGCCGAAAGGACGCGAGCTGTACGACAGCCTGTTAAATCAGGCCGGGACCGGCAAAGATAACCTGACCCACCAGCTTCACCTGCGCGAGATCTTCAGCGCTTTCCCGGACAGTGAAATGTTCCTGCGCCGTCAGGGGCTGGCCTATTTCCGCTACCGTCTGACCCCGACAGGGGAGGCGCATCGGCACGCGTTTCGTCCCGGCGACGATCCGCAGCCGCTGATCGAACGCGGCTGGGTTGTGGCCCAGCCGATCACCTACGAGGATTTTCTGCCCGTCAGCGCGGCGGGGATCTTCCAGTCGAATCTCGGCAATGAAACGCAGGCGCGCAGCCACGGCAATGCCAGCCGCCAGGCCTTCGAAGCCGCACTCGGCTGTGCGGTACACGATGAGTTTTCGCTGTACGAGGAGGCGGAGGTGCGCAGCAAACAGCGTTGCGGTTTGCTCTGA